The following coding sequences are from one Synergistaceae bacterium window:
- a CDS encoding ankyrin repeat domain-containing protein, with product MKSLTYRAFFLFLVSLEVIFVVSDALASPEFLELCASASPAEVAEAIVGGVDVNEPDENGLTPLMLVVSLNRPEIVDVLVQLSVDVNAQDADGWTALMWATIRSNVTVVEKLIAASADLDIQSSRYMTALLSSVLENRTEVSRLLIGAGAYVDARNEEGVTSLMLAVSKGNLETIDALLRAGASVNAEDGGGWTALLWSTISGDVRVAKTLIAASADVRVPDREGITPVMSAAYRGYANLLSLLIQAGGDVDAATVDEVTALSLACESENEEIVNILIAAGAECQVRDRDGLTPLMAAARKGNVRILSLLIKAGATLNAEDNDGWTALRYATEFQNEEAAELLARSGAK from the coding sequence TTGAAGAGCTTGACATATCGCGCGTTTTTCCTTTTCCTTGTGTCGCTCGAAGTTATTTTTGTTGTTTCTGACGCACTGGCGTCTCCTGAATTTCTTGAGCTTTGCGCCAGCGCCAGTCCCGCGGAGGTGGCGGAGGCCATTGTGGGTGGGGTCGATGTCAATGAGCCCGACGAGAACGGCCTGACACCCTTAATGTTGGTCGTTAGCTTGAACCGCCCTGAGATCGTGGATGTCCTGGTTCAGTTGTCTGTTGACGTGAACGCTCAGGATGCGGACGGTTGGACGGCTTTGATGTGGGCCACCATCAGGTCCAACGTGACGGTCGTTGAAAAGCTGATTGCCGCCTCCGCCGACTTGGATATTCAATCTTCCCGGTATATGACGGCGCTCTTGTCCTCGGTGCTGGAAAACCGAACGGAAGTCTCGCGGCTCCTGATTGGGGCCGGCGCTTATGTGGACGCCCGCAACGAGGAGGGGGTAACGTCTTTGATGTTGGCCGTCAGCAAGGGTAACTTGGAGACGATTGACGCACTTCTCAGAGCCGGCGCGTCGGTCAACGCGGAGGATGGAGGTGGCTGGACGGCGCTTTTATGGTCCACGATCAGCGGAGATGTTCGAGTCGCGAAAACGCTGATCGCAGCCTCGGCCGACGTGAGGGTTCCTGACCGGGAAGGGATTACGCCTGTAATGTCTGCTGCGTACAGGGGATACGCTAACTTGCTTTCTCTTTTGATCCAAGCCGGTGGAGATGTCGACGCCGCGACTGTGGACGAGGTCACGGCGTTGTCTCTGGCCTGCGAGTCCGAAAACGAGGAAATTGTGAACATCTTGATCGCTGCAGGAGCTGAGTGTCAAGTGCGAGACAGGGACGGCCTTACGCCTCTGATGGCAGCCGCCCGCAAAGGCAATGTCAGGATCCTGTCTCTCTTGATCAAGGCGGGCGCGACCCTAAACGCGGAGGATAACGATGGCTGGACGGCGTTGCGATACGCCACGGAGTTTCAAAACGAAGAAGCGGCGGAACTCCTGGCTCGAAGCGGGGCAAAATAG
- a CDS encoding DJ-1/PfpI family protein, with amino-acid sequence MSKAALFLIDGFEETEALTTVDILRRGLVEVTTVSLTGREAVRGKHDIIVQADKLFEEARGNAFDMLVIPGGTTDYTEHEGLLDWVRNYDREGKNLAAICVAPAVFGKAGILRGRRAVCYPGMESWLTDATIGQGIVETDGHITTSQGPATVMFFALRILEILEGKKTAWKVSEAFLFPLIFPSTKTA; translated from the coding sequence ATGTCTAAGGCGGCGTTGTTTTTGATCGATGGCTTTGAGGAGACGGAAGCGTTGACCACGGTGGATATTTTGCGACGCGGTTTGGTGGAGGTGACCACGGTGTCTCTCACCGGACGAGAGGCGGTGAGAGGTAAACACGATATTATCGTCCAGGCAGATAAGCTCTTCGAGGAGGCGCGGGGTAACGCTTTCGATATGCTGGTGATTCCCGGCGGAACCACCGATTACACGGAACACGAAGGGCTTTTGGACTGGGTGCGGAACTATGACAGGGAAGGGAAAAATCTAGCCGCCATTTGCGTGGCGCCCGCGGTGTTCGGCAAGGCGGGGATATTGCGGGGTCGACGGGCCGTTTGCTATCCCGGCATGGAATCCTGGCTGACCGATGCGACCATCGGACAAGGTATAGTGGAGACGGACGGGCACATCACAACCTCTCAAGGTCCAGCCACCGTCATGTTTTTTGCTTTGCGGATCCTGGAGATTTTGGAGGGCAAAAAAACAGCGTGGAAAGTGAGCGAGGCTTTCCTCTTCCCCTTGATCTTCCCTTCGACCAAGACCGCGTAA